Within the Kineosporia corallincola genome, the region TCAGCACCCGCAGCAGCCAGCCGGCCGGCAGGTCCTCCTTCAGGCCGCCGACCCGGTTGAACATGTAGTGCATGCGGCCGCCGGAGATCTCCTCCATCACCGCCTGGAGCTCCTCCCGCTCGGTGAACGAGTAGAAGACCGGGGTGATCGCGCCCAGCTCCAGCGGGTACGAGCCGAGGAACATCAGGTGGTTGAGCACCCGGTTCAGCTCGGCCAGCAGCGTGCGCGCCCAGACCGCCCGCTCCGGCACCTCCAGGCCCATCAGCTGCTCGGCGGCCAGCACCACGCCCAGCTCGTTGGCGAACGCCGAGAGCCAGTCGTGCCGGTTGGCCAGCACGATGATCTGCCGGTAGTCGCGCACCTCGAAGAGCTTCTCGGCGCCGCGATGCATGTAACCGACGACCGGCTCGGCGCTGATCACCCGCTCGCCGTCGACCACGACGCGCAGCCGCAGCACGCCGTGGGTGGCCGGGTGCTGGGGACCGATGTTGAGCACCATGTCGCTCGTGGCCAGGCCGCCGGAACCGACTGCCACGGTCAGGGACCGGGACCCGCTCGAAGTCACCCGCCGAGTCTGTCACCTGGTCCGGTACCGCGCGGGCATCCCGCGGTACCGGCGGCCCCTGGGAGCCCGCCGGTCCGTGTGACATGCTGCCGAACATGGCCGCGACCCAGGGCGACGTGTTCGACGTGGACGGTGTCACCTGGACGCCGATCTCCCCCGGCCTGGCGCGGGTCAGACGGTCCCTGCTGCTGCTCTCCACGGCGGCCGAGGCGGCGGTGTCGGCGGCGCTGGCGTTCTGGCTGAGCGGCTGGTTCTGGCTCGGGGTGCTCGGCGCGGTGATCGCCACGGTCTGGAACTGGTGGCTGATCGGCCGCCAGATCCGCGCCTGGGGTTATGCCGAGCGGGCCGACGACCTGCTGATCCGGCACGGCGTGATGTTCCGTGAGCTGGTTGTCGTGCCCTACGGCCGGATGCAGTTCGTCGACGTGCAGGCCGGGCCGCTGGACCGGATGTTCGGCGTGGCCCACGTGCAGCTGCACACCGCCTCGGCCGGCACCGACGCCCGCATCCCCGGCCTTAACGCCCCCGAGGCCGGGCGGTTGCGCGACCGCCTCGCCTCCCGCGGCGAGGCCCGGCTGGCGGGGCTGTGAACCGCAGCAGCCTGGCCGACGGCGAGTGGCACCTGATGCATCCGGCCACGCCGCTGCTGCGGTCCTGGCAGGTGCTGGCCGTGGTGCTGGTGTTCGTCGTGCAGAGCCTCGGCAACGACGTGGTCTCCGGCGACGCCGACTTCGAGACCCCGCACATCGCCGGCCGCTGGCTGGCCGGGGGCGGCGCGGTGCTGCTGCTGATCGTGCTGGCCGGGGTCGGGCTGGCCTTCCTGTCCTGGCGTTCGGCCCGGTTCCGGGTGCTCGACGAGGCACTGGAACTGCACACCGGCGTGCTGTTCCGCCAGCAGCGCCGGGCCCGGCTCGACCGCATGCAGGCGGTCGACGTGGTGCAGCCGTTCCTGGCCCGGCTGCTCGGCCTGGCCCGGCTGACCGTCGAGGTGGCGGGCGGCAAGGAGTCCAACGTCGCGCTGTCGTTCCTGCGGGAGGACGACGCCCGCGCGTTGCGCAATCACCTGCTGGCATCGGCCGCCGGGCTGACCTACGAGGGGCCGCACGCGCCGGAGGCCCCGGAACGCTCCACGCTGGAGGTTCCGGTGGGCCGGCTGATCCTCTCGCTGCTGGTCAGCACCCCGGCGATCATCTTCGTGGCCGGTCTGCTGCTGCTCGGCGTGATCAGCGTGGTGATCGGCAACCCGGGCCCGCTCCTGGCCTCGTTCGCGCCGCTGCTGGGTGCGGCCGGGGTGCTCTGGGCCCGGTTCGTCAGCGGTTTCGGCTTCCGCGTCGCCGACTCGCCGGACGGTCTGCGGTTGCGTTACGGCCTGCTGGAGCAGCGCACCCAGACCGTGCCGCCGGGCCGGGTGCAGGCGGTCCGGCTGAGCCAGAACCTGCTCTGGCGCCGTCCGGGCTGGTGGACGGTGCACGTGAACATCGCCGGGTACGGCGGTGAGGACAACGACTCGAAGTCCGGCAGCACACTGCTGCCGGTCGGTCCCAAGGTGGAGGCCGTCGGCGTGCTCGCGCTGGTGCTGCCCGATCTCGGCGTGGATCCCGGCGAGAACCCCTGGGACGTGGTGGACGCCGGTCTCACCGGCACCGGCCCGCAGGCCGGTTACCTCACGGCGCCGCGCCGTTCGCGCTGGGTCGACCCGGTCTCCTGGGGCCGTTCCGCGGTGCGGGTCACCGATCAGGCCCTGCTGATCCGCAGCGGCCGGATCCACCGGCACCTCGACATCGTGCCGCACGCCCGCACCCAGAGCCTGGGCCTGAGCCAGGGGCCGGTGCAACGGCGGCTGCGCCTGGCCTCGTTCACCGTGCACTCCACGGCCGGCCCGGTGGAGCCGGTGGCCGCGCACCTCGACGCGTCCCAGGCCTCGGAACTGATTGCGGTGCAGTCGTTCCGGGCCGAACAGGCGCGCAAGGCGAGCGGTCCGGAGCGCTGGATGGAGCGCTCAGAAGGTGTGCAGCAGCCAGGCGAACCCGCCTAGCCCGCCCGGGTCGAGCAGTTCGGTGTCCGTCACCCCGAGGGCGGCCAGAGCCTCGGCCTGGGTGGTGATCTCGTGCGGCAGGCCGGTGGCTGCGGCCACCGCGTCGATCGCCACGTGAGCGGTCACGTCCATGCTGCCGTCCGGCCGGGGCGGCACCTCGCGCCCGTTCCGGAATCCGCTGAGACTGCCCTGGGCGGGCCGGTTCCCGGCGGTGTGGGCGTAGTCGACGCAGAGCGCGGCGCGCGCTCCCGTCGTCCGTGCGCGATGAACCAGGTCGCGCCAGAACAGGTCTCGGGCAAGACCCACCTCGACCCGGTCGCCCTCCTCGCCGCCCGGCCACCAGGTGGCCCGCCAGGCCAGCTCCTCCGGCTCCGGGGCCCCGCCCGGTTGCTCCCTCCCGGTCCGCGGTTCCACCAGAACAATGGACGGCGAACAGCTTTCGTCCAGCTCGGCCACCGTCAGCGGAATCACGTCGAGCAGTTCCCAGGCGATCACCAGGGAGCCGTCGAACGCCTGGTCCGGAAGGGCGTCGAGCCCCTGCGCCCAGCCGATCGCCGGCGGCAGACCCGGCGGGCGCTCCACCACGTCCACGCCCCACAGCCGGACCCCGGACGGGACGAGCGCGGTGAGCAGCTCGCCCCGGCCGGCCCCGACGTCCACGATCGTGCCCGCCCCGAGCCGGGAGGCGAGCCGCGCGAGCGCCCCGGCCAGCTCACCGGGTGCCGCGTGCGCGGCGGTGCGGAAGTGCCCGGCCGGCCCCTCGGGCCGCCGGTAGAAGCCGTCCGGTCCGTAAAGTGCCTGCTGCCAGGCGTTCTGCCAGGGGGTCAAGACGCCGGGCGGCGCAGCACCAGAGCGACGTCGGTGACCGCGAACAGGAACTTGCCCTCCGCCGCCAGCTGCCCCAACCCCTCCACCCAGGTGGTGGCGCGGGCCGACAGCTCCGGGTCGTCCTTGGTGGCGGCCAGCACGCCCATCGCGATCTTCCAGCTCACCGAGCCCTGATCGAAGCGGCGGTGGCAGTCGGCCCAGGTGTCCGCGCTGACCAGCTCGAACTCCGAGCGGGTGGCCAGCCCGAGCAGCTTGCGGCCCATGAAACCGTCGGCCCGCTCGGCATGTCTCGGCACGGTGGACACGAACCGGTCGACCAGCAGCCGGGTCAGCGCGTCGTCGGGACTGGCGAACAGCGCGGTGTCCCAGTCGCTGTGGGCCAGCACGAGCAGCCCGCCCGGCCGCAGCACCCGGTAGCACTCGGCCAGGTGGCGGGTGGGGTCGGCCAGGTGCTCGGCCACGTTCAGCGAGACTGCCCGGTCCAGCGAGGCGTCGGCGAACGGCAGCGGCTCGTCCAGGTCGGCCAGCAGCGAGCGCACCCGCGCGTCGTGCAGCACCTCGTCGTCCAGGCCGGACGCGGCGTCGACCGCGTGCACCCGGGCCGGAGGGGTGGCCGCGTGCAGCATGGCCCGTACGGTGCGGCCCTGGCCGGCGCCCAGATCGGCGACCTCCAGGCCGGGGCGGTCGAGGTGAACCAGCTCGGCGATGCGTTCGTGACGTCCCACGCCGCAACCCTACGGCCCCGTCAGGGGGCGCGTCCTGAGCGTGGTCGTGACCGTCCGGGCGGTGGCTTGGTTACCCTGCCGAGGTGTCTGAATCACAGCGACCCACCGACCGTCCGGGCCGTCTCGGAGTCGGCGTGATCGGGGCCGGCCGGGTCGGTGCCGTGCTCGGGTCGGCCCTGCGCGCGGCCGGTCACGCGATGGTCGGCGTCAGCGCCGTGTCCGAGGCCAGTGTGGAACGCGCCGGTGCCATGCTGCCCGGCGTGCCGGTGCTGGAGATCCCCGACGTGGTGGAGCGGGCCGAGCTGGTGGTGGTGGCCATCCCCGACGACGCCCTGCCGATCCTGGTGGCCGGTCTGGCCGAGACCGGTGCCTGGCAGCCCGGTCAGCTGGTGGTGCACACCAGCGGCCGGTTCGGCTGGAAGGTGCTGGAGCCGGCCGTCACCCGGGGGGCGATCCCGCTGGCCCTGCACCCGGCGATGACCTTCACCGGAACCAGCCTCGACCTGAGCCGCCTGGTGGACTGCTGTTTCGGGGTGAGCGCGCCCGCGCCGGTGCTGCCGATCGCGCAGGCCCTGGTGGTCGAGATGGGCGCGGAGCCGGTGGTGATCGCCGAGGAGATGCGCGGGCTCTACCACGCGGCCCTGGCGCACGGCTCGAACCACCTGGTCACCCTCGTGGCCCAGGCGCTCGACCTGCTGCGCTCCGCCGGGGTGGACGACCCGGCGCGACTGCTCGCGCCGCTGCTGTCGGCCTCGCTGGACAACTCGCTGCGGGCCGGTGACAGTGCCCTGACCGGCCCGGTGGCCCGCGGCGACGCCGGCACGCTGGCCGACCACCTGGCCGCGATCCGCGGCACCGGCGAGCGCGGTGAGGGCACGCTGGACACCTACCGGGCGATGGCCCGGGCCACCGCGGACCGGGCCCTGGCCTCCGGCCGGTTGCCGGTCGGCAGCGCGGAAGCCCTGCTCTCGGCGCTCAATTCCGAACCGGGGGAGTAGTCCTCGTCACGCCGGGGGTACGCCGGATGACGAGTAGGTTAAGAACATGTCCACAGTTGTGGCCCGGACCCGGGACGAGCTGGCCGTAGCCCGCGAGAAGCTGCACGGCAGCGTCGCCGTCGTGATGACGATGGGTGCCCTGCACGCCGGGCACGCCGAGCTGGTGCGCCGGGCCCGTGAACGGGCCGAGAGCGTCATCGTCACGATCTTCCTCAACCCGTTGCAGTTCGGCCCGAACGAAGATCTCGCCAAGTACCCGCGCACGCTGGAGGCCGACGTCGCGCTCTGCGAGGCCGAGGGCGTCGACCTGATCTTCGCCCCCTCGCCCGACGTGATCTACCCGCACGGCGACCCGGGTATCCGGATGTCGGCCGGGGTGCTCGGCACCAAGCTCGAAGGCGCCTCCCGGCCGGGGCATTTCGACGGCGTGCTGACCGTGGTGGCGAAGATGCTGCACCTCACCCGGCCGCAGGCGGCGTTCTTCGGGCAGAAAGACGCCCAGCAGCTGCTGCTGATCCGCCGGATGGCGCGCGATCTCGACTTCGGCTGCGAGATCGTCGCGGTGCCCACCGTGCGCGAGCCCGACGGCCTGGCCCTGAGCAGCCGCAACCGCTACCTGAGCGCCCTCGACCGGGAGGCCGCGCTGGCCCTGTCGAGAGCCCTGCACGCCGGTGAGGCCGCCCGCACCCGGGGTTCCAGCACGGTGCGCCGGGCCGCCCGCGACGTGCTGGTGGCGGAGCCGCTGGTGCTGGTCGACTACCTGGTGCTGGTCGACCCGGACACCCTGGAGGACGTGCCCGAGTGGTACCAGGGCGACGCGGTGCTGCTGGTCGCGGCCCGGGTCGGCACCACCCGGCTGATCGACAACCTGCCGCTGGTGATCGGCGGCCCGTTGTGAGCGCCCGCCTGGCCACCCGCCTGGCGGTCCCGGAGATCGGCTGGACCAGCCAGGCCGACGTGATCGTGGTCGGCTCGGGCATCGCCGGGCTGACCGCGGCGCTGCGCCTGCGCCGGCGGGTGTCGCGGGTGCTGCTGGTGACCAAGACCGTGCTCGACTCCGGCTCCACCCGCTGGGCGCAGGGCGGGATCGCCGCCGCGCTGGCCCCGGAGGACTCGCCCGCCGAGCACCTCGACGACACGCTGGTGGCCGGCGCCGGGCTCTGCGACGCGGACGCGGTGCGCGCCCTGGTCACCGACGGCCCCCGGCGGGTGCGTGAACTGGCTTCCCTGGGAGCGCATTTCGACCTGGCCCCGAACGGCGAGATCGCCCTGACCCGGGAGGGCGGGCACCATCGCGACCGGATCGCGCACGCCGGTGGCGACGCGACCGGCGCGGAGATCTCCCGGGCGCTGATCGCGGCGCTGGAGGCGGTGCGCGACGACCCGGGCATCGAGGTGCTGGAGCACGCCCTGGTGCTCGACGTCCTCACCGCCGCCGACGGAACCGCCTGCGGCGTCACACTTCACGTGATCGGTGAGGGCAGCCGCGACGGCGTCGGCGCGGCCCTGGGGCGCGCCGTGGTGCTGGCCACCGGCGGCATCGGCCAGGTGTTCCAGAGCTCCACCAACCCGCGCGAGGCCACCGGGGACGGCATCGCCGCGGCGTTGCGGGCCGGGGCCGAGGTGGCCGATCTGGAGTTCGTGCAGTTCCACCCCACCGTGCTCTGGCTCGGCCAGCACGCCCGGGGGCAGCAGCCGCTGATCAGCGAGGCGGTGCGCGGTGAGGGCGCGCTGCTGGTCGACGTGAACGGCGTGCGGTTCATGCCCGCCGTGCACGAGATGGCCGAGCTGGCGCCGCGCGACGTGGTGGCCAAGGCGATCGTCCGGCAGATGGCCTCGACCGGCACCGGGCATGTCTTCCTCGACGCCCGTCACCTCGGCCGCGACTTCCTCCACCGGCGGTTCCCGACCATCGTGAACGCCCTGGCCGGGCACCGTTTCGACCTGGCGGAAGACCTGATCCCGGTGGCGCCCGCCCAGCACTACCACTCCGGCGGCATCCGGGTCGGCGCCGACGGCCGCTCCAGCCTGCCCGGGCTCTACGCGGTCGGGGAGTGCTCCTGCACCGGGGTGCACGGGGCCAACCGCCTGGCCAGCAACTCGCTGCTGGAGGGTCTGGTGTTCGCCCACCGAATCGCGGACGACGTGAGCTCCCGGCTGGGCGGCGGCGAGCTCCCGCAGTCCGAGCCCGTGGAACGGCCCGGCCCGGCCGGTCTGCTGGCGGCCACCGCGCGGGTCAAGGTGCAGCGTGCGGCGTCCTCCGGGCCCGGCGTGATCCGCACGGCCGGCGGCCTGGCCGG harbors:
- a CDS encoding PH domain-containing protein, which encodes MAATQGDVFDVDGVTWTPISPGLARVRRSLLLLSTAAEAAVSAALAFWLSGWFWLGVLGAVIATVWNWWLIGRQIRAWGYAERADDLLIRHGVMFRELVVVPYGRMQFVDVQAGPLDRMFGVAHVQLHTASAGTDARIPGLNAPEAGRLRDRLASRGEARLAGL
- a CDS encoding PH domain-containing protein, coding for MNRSSLADGEWHLMHPATPLLRSWQVLAVVLVFVVQSLGNDVVSGDADFETPHIAGRWLAGGGAVLLLIVLAGVGLAFLSWRSARFRVLDEALELHTGVLFRQQRRARLDRMQAVDVVQPFLARLLGLARLTVEVAGGKESNVALSFLREDDARALRNHLLASAAGLTYEGPHAPEAPERSTLEVPVGRLILSLLVSTPAIIFVAGLLLLGVISVVIGNPGPLLASFAPLLGAAGVLWARFVSGFGFRVADSPDGLRLRYGLLEQRTQTVPPGRVQAVRLSQNLLWRRPGWWTVHVNIAGYGGEDNDSKSGSTLLPVGPKVEAVGVLALVLPDLGVDPGENPWDVVDAGLTGTGPQAGYLTAPRRSRWVDPVSWGRSAVRVTDQALLIRSGRIHRHLDIVPHARTQSLGLSQGPVQRRLRLASFTVHSTAGPVEPVAAHLDASQASELIAVQSFRAEQARKASGPERWMERSEGVQQPGEPA
- a CDS encoding SAM-dependent methyltransferase — its product is MTPWQNAWQQALYGPDGFYRRPEGPAGHFRTAAHAAPGELAGALARLASRLGAGTIVDVGAGRGELLTALVPSGVRLWGVDVVERPPGLPPAIGWAQGLDALPDQAFDGSLVIAWELLDVIPLTVAELDESCSPSIVLVEPRTGREQPGGAPEPEELAWRATWWPGGEEGDRVEVGLARDLFWRDLVHRARTTGARAALCVDYAHTAGNRPAQGSLSGFRNGREVPPRPDGSMDVTAHVAIDAVAAATGLPHEITTQAEALAALGVTDTELLDPGGLGGFAWLLHTF
- a CDS encoding methyltransferase domain-containing protein, with amino-acid sequence MGRHERIAELVHLDRPGLEVADLGAGQGRTVRAMLHAATPPARVHAVDAASGLDDEVLHDARVRSLLADLDEPLPFADASLDRAVSLNVAEHLADPTRHLAECYRVLRPGGLLVLAHSDWDTALFASPDDALTRLLVDRFVSTVPRHAERADGFMGRKLLGLATRSEFELVSADTWADCHRRFDQGSVSWKIAMGVLAATKDDPELSARATTWVEGLGQLAAEGKFLFAVTDVALVLRRPAS
- a CDS encoding Rossmann-like and DUF2520 domain-containing protein — translated: MSESQRPTDRPGRLGVGVIGAGRVGAVLGSALRAAGHAMVGVSAVSEASVERAGAMLPGVPVLEIPDVVERAELVVVAIPDDALPILVAGLAETGAWQPGQLVVHTSGRFGWKVLEPAVTRGAIPLALHPAMTFTGTSLDLSRLVDCCFGVSAPAPVLPIAQALVVEMGAEPVVIAEEMRGLYHAALAHGSNHLVTLVAQALDLLRSAGVDDPARLLAPLLSASLDNSLRAGDSALTGPVARGDAGTLADHLAAIRGTGERGEGTLDTYRAMARATADRALASGRLPVGSAEALLSALNSEPGE
- the panC gene encoding pantoate--beta-alanine ligase, whose protein sequence is MSTVVARTRDELAVAREKLHGSVAVVMTMGALHAGHAELVRRARERAESVIVTIFLNPLQFGPNEDLAKYPRTLEADVALCEAEGVDLIFAPSPDVIYPHGDPGIRMSAGVLGTKLEGASRPGHFDGVLTVVAKMLHLTRPQAAFFGQKDAQQLLLIRRMARDLDFGCEIVAVPTVREPDGLALSSRNRYLSALDREAALALSRALHAGEAARTRGSSTVRRAARDVLVAEPLVLVDYLVLVDPDTLEDVPEWYQGDAVLLVAARVGTTRLIDNLPLVIGGPL
- a CDS encoding L-aspartate oxidase, whose product is MSARLATRLAVPEIGWTSQADVIVVGSGIAGLTAALRLRRRVSRVLLVTKTVLDSGSTRWAQGGIAAALAPEDSPAEHLDDTLVAGAGLCDADAVRALVTDGPRRVRELASLGAHFDLAPNGEIALTREGGHHRDRIAHAGGDATGAEISRALIAALEAVRDDPGIEVLEHALVLDVLTAADGTACGVTLHVIGEGSRDGVGAALGRAVVLATGGIGQVFQSSTNPREATGDGIAAALRAGAEVADLEFVQFHPTVLWLGQHARGQQPLISEAVRGEGALLVDVNGVRFMPAVHEMAELAPRDVVAKAIVRQMASTGTGHVFLDARHLGRDFLHRRFPTIVNALAGHRFDLAEDLIPVAPAQHYHSGGIRVGADGRSSLPGLYAVGECSCTGVHGANRLASNSLLEGLVFAHRIADDVSSRLGGGELPQSEPVERPGPAGLLAATARVKVQRAASSGPGVIRTAGGLAGAARDLARLSSAGGCEAPEGAQKIDVTHGTAEWETMNLHTVASALTQVAALREETRGGHYREDFPQRDDDRWRGRLVSHLNPDGELVTRYEPLESTS